The genomic segment ctccaaaactcagtcaggtgctcgatgcttccttgtcaacatctcgtctgctcagattgttgggatgtctcccatggagggtcatactcattccactggttaatgttttcttccacagTTATGATTCATTTTTTCTGAATTAGCCTCTCATTTGAGTTTCTGGGCTGTATTCCTTATCATGATTGCATACACACAcagggagtgctgaatcctgttcagTTTTGATGAAAAAATATACTttcaagttttatctgactgttgtgtgatttttgtttttcatgtatgttatttctcttcctccttctgtccaaggtagtgttaatctaagtgggtttgagtgtaaatagtcttttctaaagttatCACTTCAGTTTTTATTTACCTTTGGAAATTTTGCTGATTGAAATTGAATCgagatattttcattaaaataaagtcaatgtcggtattgatgaaATTGTTTATTGctgttgttgtatttgttaactattgagctctgaTTGGCAGgtttttaagccttgaactatATTTTGTCAAATGTTTTCCCTGTTTCGCACTACTTTTTActgtctttgcttgttgatattccagatacatgggtatcaagagtcccgatgTAGGGTTTTGGCCGGAAATGTTGaatcccatccatagatgctgcctgacatgctgagctcctccagcactttgtgtgtatttctctagatctctagcatctgcaggtcctcttgtttcccagatacttatatgtttcttgaaagaacaagccaagaacaagctgttagtggggttgtgtggctctgttggtaaaattttaaataaaatcattagaaagaggttgcacagggttggaaggtgtagaatctgtgggtagaattaagggaCAGCAAATGTAAAAGAAATCCCTGTTGGGAATTGTATAGAAACCCCCAAACAGTCGTAAGTATGTGGTCCACAAAGTACAATGGGAGATTAAAAATGCTTGCCAAAAGGGCATCTTACAATAGTCATGcaggattgtcatgcaggtgaaaAGGAAAATTAGTGTATTGTTCTCAACTGGAGgcattcctagaatgcctacagaatgcttttttagagcagctcgtggttgagcccacttggggatcagctattctggattgggtgtcgtAATGAGccagaattaattaggtcacttacgttcaaagaacccttaggggcaagtgatctaaatatgatcaaattcaccctgacattagagaaggagaaactaaagtcagatgtggaataaatgtgaggctgcttaacaagatcactgctcatggaattacaggaaagatacttgtaTGGGTCGAAGATTGGATCGGCTGACTGACAAGggagaaagagtcagaataatgtggagaattctgttttgctgtcagtaactaatggtgttccataggggtcagtattgagaccccATGTTTTCATATTAAATCTGAATgatatggatgacagaattgatacctgggtgatgaactttgcagttgatacaaagataggtacggGACAGGTAGTTTGGAGGAAAgccggagtctgcagaaggactttgataggGTTGGAGAACAGACAAcgaagtagcagatgaaatacagtgtatgcAAATGTCCGGTCATGTAcaattggtagaaagaataaagacggagagaaaaaaaataaatgggagaaaatacaaaaatcagaaataggtACTTGGGAGTCGGTGAGCAGGAGCCCCTGAAGGtttgcttgcagattgagttgattaAGGATGACAACTGTAATGTTcgcatataagagcaaggatgtgacactgtagctTTATAACACATTGGTCAGATCGCTCTTGGCATATTGTGACCAGTTTCCGACCTCCTGTCTGAGAAAAAGATGTGCTCGTATTGGAGCGCGTccggagaaggttcatgagaatgattctaggaatgaaagggttaacgtatgaggagcgttgaccctgtactcactggtctAGACcaaagagaggggatctcattgaaatctattaaatattgaaaggcctggacagagtggctaTGAAGAAGATGCACCCTACGCTgtgtgagtctgggaccagaggccgCGGCCTCAATGTACAGAGCATCCACTGAGAGCAGagctgagaaggaatttcttgagtcagggagtggtaaatctttggaattcattgccacggatggagtagaggccaagtcagtgagtgtattttaaatggatgttcacagattaaggggagaaggcaggagaatggagttgagagggataatgaattggacatgaaggaatggtggagcagacttgattggctgagCAGCCTCTGTCTCATATCTCATAGCTCATAGTCTGAAGAAGAGTCTAGTGaggttgcattagggttagggtatcCGCGCCTGGactattgtattcagttttggtcgttCTGCTGTAGGAGAGAGGACGTCAATCTGGAAtgagtgcggaggagatttacgagaatggtgccagtactcgagggactgagttctggagagaggctgggcaggttgggacttcacaccttgaactgcaggagattgaggctgacatgATGCAGGTGTCCCAGACCCTGAGTGTACAGAAATGGGGAACGTGCGCAGTCCTTTGCCCCACTTTTGTGGAATCAACAACCAGACGGCACCGgttcaaggtgagagaggaaTGATTTAATAGGGATGCCAGGGGAAGACTATTAATCCACTCTCCCTTCTGGTTCATTGTTTAACTAACTCGATGAGTCCACTTGCAGGTTAaatgagcaacacctcatattacatCCGGGTAGTTTACAAcccgacggcatgaacatcgatatcttTAACTTCTACCGCCACCTTTTCTTTTCATCAACCCACACGCCCGTCTCCTCCATTCTGTCTCCCCACTTCTCTTCTCCACTGTGGatcgtctccctctggttcctcttttacttccttttttccccatggtccgctctcctatcctatcagattccttcttttcagccctttgcattttccacctcccacctcacagtgtctcacttcatctcccacctcccccacccacttcatctcccacttcccccacccactcaccttcactctcacctgacttcacctgtcaTCTACCAGCTTGGACTCTTTCCACTCCCGCACCATCTTGTTCCAGCTTCTCCCCActtccagtcgtgatgaagggtctctgcagGAAATCTGTTTTGATTTATCCACCACTATAGAAGCTACCTGACCTcctgacttcctccaacattttgtgtttgttactctgcatctccaatatctgcagaatctcatcgggacagagtgcagaatgcagagactacatcgggtctcactaatgtcgaggaggccacacctggaaaactggaaacagccgatgaccccaacaggcacgATGTTGAAAAGTTGCCTcatgtggaaggactgtttggggccctgactggtgGTGGGGAGAGTGGTTTGGGGCAGGTCTGGCACTTCATCCACTTGCAGAGTTGGCTTCCagccccctacaccccttccttaTCGCTGTAAACTGCTCCCTCTTGTGGACAACACTGCCACCCGGTGGTGATTTGCCACAATAACAGGAGCCCCTGATTTGTGGACTCCATTGTCACCGGGTGACGCTCTGCCGcaggaacactgagagacagaaatGTGACGCTGCAGACTGCTGAAAtgtttattcaagattcaaggtagtttaattccatttccagcaGACAAATCTGAATGGgatcaaaataattattactccggctccaatgcagcacaaaaacacaatagtaAAAACATATATCCACAGCTTGTAAACTGTGCacggattgattgtatgtccataaagtgacgctcggtatagtcaagtcaagtcactttttattgtgatTTCGATCATAAACTGCTGTTACAGTGCACAGTAAAAACAACAtacctccaggaccatggtgctacatgaaacaacacaaaactacactaggctaaGTGACACAACgcaaagctacactagactacgtaaaataaCCCAAAAACTACActtgactacagacctacacaggactgcatgaggtgcacaaaacagtgcagggcagtacaataaataataaacaagaaaataggcacagtagaggacaaattacaatataataataaatgataaaataataaataaaagtatGCCTGCATATAAGAtgacagacaggaaatgataaagtcgaggtgtttggtgtgtggaagggtgggttagttggGTAGAGACATTTATCAGCctaactgcttggggaaagtagctgtccCAGAGGCTGGCCGTCCTGGTGAGGATGCTGCGTAGTCTAcccagatgggagtgggacaaacagtccatgagtgggatgggtggaggttgatcatgaaaatcaggctggtgtttgatctcaagagagggaatttggaaCATACCAATGAGATGCCTTTTTGAACAGCTTGTAATTGTGCCCATTAGGGAAAAGttaattttggattgggtgttgtgtaatgaaccaggtttGATTACGAAGCTTATGGTAAAGGAAACGTGGACTTGGTGATCATAACATGTTACAATTCACCCTGCACTTTGAGAGGGGAAAGGTACAACACGATGCATCATTATTAGTGGAGTGAGGGGAACTACGGAGGTATGGGAGAAGAGctcaccaaagttgattggaaggggacactagcatggatgatggcagaatagtaaTGGCTGTTTtcctgcctctctagcctcaacctgcctctgcctttccacagcctccatctttaatttttctaacttgtacgggAGCCTAAGCTCACTAGGCTTACTTccaggaaacacctccaactcctccactttaaacacaccctcagatacataatgttcagctattatcctctgcatctgtgacctcctcattgtcgatttcaccttagcaagtttTAACCTTTTTGCAATACTCAACATAtcaatccttctggtgtcctttagtgcctcagaggttggtgcttccagaaatctatcaacatccattgctgctgattttccacacacaaataaatcaaaagggatttctccaATGAAATCGATAATTAATCAATACGCCTCCAAATCTGTTCCTATCCAGGATGCAGGCCCAAATTTTGTTATGAACCGTAACGCTTTAGAAATGAGCCGGACGCAATAGACTACACTTAGAGTCTGTTTTTGAtgttaaatccactatctttattcGTATCTACTAACAATATAGTAATtagcaagataaacaaaagttaacagtgttatgtgtacttgtgtgtaaatataactcccaaactattgagctcaggggaaaccaggcttggagtcttgagatggtgaactatgaaagttcagttcaaccacagaataggtgatgagagagagatatttgtagtgCAGGGTAAATGtcaagagaaggcaattctgTCGAATTCCACAGTGGTAAAACGAAagaacagtcgctgtagattttatctgtcgtcgttccaaatccacatacaaattatcactgaaggtgacttgtcacaaggggtatcgtcttcaagtgaattcccacaccacacccaggcaagggttaacacataagtggtcttcacaggataccccaaatcagATCCACTCGTATGGATCAAACGAGGTGACAACCTCACATTTGATGTTcgctgaatcgataattaacccacccttgtgggcataggaaagttctaaacagtgacccttggccactagtTCCCTTGTTTTGATCCTTCCATTTATCCTCCTTCAtctcagtctgactctgagtgtctgtgtcctcggttaaaactaaacaagctgtgagtgatgtaaacaagctgcaagtcagactgatttccattcttaatctctctctctctctcaaaatgacagtccacaggaaACGAAATCTAGGGATTCATAACAACGGccactccccattgtgaactgactggtgtgccagtaggttggatgaccgaatgaatcctttcccacattctgagctggtgaatggcttctccccagtgtgaactcgctgatgtctctgtaggttggatgactgagtgaatctcttcccacagactgagcaggtgaacggtttttccccagtgtgaactcgcagaTGTGTCAGTAGGGTGGACGATTGagggaatcctttcccacattctgagcaggtaaacggccactccccagtgtgaactgactggtgtgccagtagttgggatgaccgagtgaatacattcccacattctgagcaggtgaatggcttctccccagtgtgaactcgctgatgactctgtagggtggatgaatcagtgaatctcttcccacagactgagcaggtgaacggcttctcccctgtgtgaactaattggtgtctctgtaggttggatgaatcagtgaatctcttcccacagactgagcaggtgaaccgcttctccccagtgtgaactcgctgatgtctctgcagggcggataactgagtgaatcccttcccacattctgagcaggtgaatggcttctccccagtgtgaactcgctgatgaatctgtagtttggataactgagtgaatcccttcccacattctgaacaggtgaacggcttctccccagtgtgaactcgctgatgactctgtacggtggatgaatcagtgaatctcttcccacagactgagcaggtgaacggcttctccccagtgtgaactcgctgatgtctctgtaggttggatgaatcagtgaatctcttcccacagactgagcaggtgaatggcttctccccagtgtgaactcgctgatgactctgtagtgtggataaccaagtgaatctcttcccacagactgagcacgtgaacggcttctccccagtgtgaactcgctgatgtgccattaggttggatgactcagtgaattccttcccacagtctgagcaggtgaacggccgctcgcCGGTGTAAACACGCTGGTGAGCCATTgtgtcagatgactgagtgaatcctttcccacaaattcagcagatgaccagcctctgctcgatgtgaactgactggtgtgtcgacaggtgggaagaccgactgaatccttcCTCACACACAGAAtagatgaatggccttgtccagtgtgaacttgctgatgtaccttcagttgtgaTGACCGAgtaaatccattcccactgtccgaGCACGTGATcagcctctcccctgtgtaaaataATGGGTGTACCAATTGGTCAAATgaacgagtgaatccctccccaccttctgagcaggaaggatggctgattgaatcccttgctccttTTCTTAAATgtctagacagagacagcaaaactggcgtgtcgtgtttgagattcctggggacaaattccttctcatttttaaTCTGTAAAAAGAATAACAAAATCCATTAGTgtgtgtaggacaacatttcagatgagattacttgagttgccaaggtttgatctggtatcacactgttacagtgagattcAACCCGAGATggacagagaaatcatcttctaactgggcacagtgctggtatctggaatgaccatcaattctctgatgctcttcctgtctctataaaaatggggcatttctgccatctccaatctgtgacctggctcagtttgactctctccattggtattattccctgttcctgctgagcagcatgggtgcctggccccacagtaactgaaacagtatcacgcaaatagtctttcttgacatgcatttgggattttcttttacatatgattaacttaaagtgccacagtgttaacgccatataaaaaaattcctgctgagatgaatggttggtctgcacagctgtgaaAAGGACTTAaagtgaatttttgtattat from the Mobula birostris isolate sMobBir1 chromosome 13, sMobBir1.hap1, whole genome shotgun sequence genome contains:
- the LOC140208346 gene encoding uncharacterized protein translates to MAHQRVYTGERPFTCSDCGKEFTESSNLMAHQRVHTGEKPFTCSVCGKRFTWLSTLQSHQRVHTGEKPFTCSVCGKRFTDSSNLQRHQRVHTGEKPFTCSVCGKRFTDSSTVQSHQRVHTGEKPFTCSECGKGFTQLSKLQIHQRVHTGEKPFTCSECGKGFTQLSALQRHQRVHTGEKRFTCSVCGKRFTDSSNLQRHQLVHTGEKPFTCSVCGKRFTDSSTLQSHQRVHTGEKPFTCSECGNVFTRSSQLLAHQSVHTGEWPFTCSECGKGFPQSSTLLTHLRVHTGEKPFTCSVCGKRFTQSSNLQRHQRVHTGEKPFTSSECGKGFIRSSNLLAHQSVHNGEWPLL